The sequence ATTCACTGGTCGATCTTTGTCCGCTTATGAACTGCACGACTTCGGCCCTCGACGCTAAAACGTCTTCCTGCCTAAAGTCTCGCAGTccccatctttttttttttctaatctctcCACAAAATCCGCCGATTCATTCGACTTCTTAACGATTATAGTATgtcgttttttattttacaaaatatgcaGTGGTCGGTATCGCCAGTCGACGATTCTCGAGCCTAgtccttaaattttattaatacgcGATACATCAATTAGGTATATATACAAGAGCAGTGCTAATTGTTTAGAGGATTAAATATTAACGTATTTTTACTACAACGTACGTTATCACAACGACGATAAATTTACCGCGCAAGTCGTGACCCGATTTGGGAAAGTAACGACGCGTCGTAATTATCGTAATCTTCATTCGTTTTCTGTCTCTTTCTCTCTTTGTgtcttatctttttttaattcttgtccCTTTTATATTATCACGACGCGCTATAAACAAACGAGGAAGTCACGAAACTTACTcgcgaaatttgatttttttctggcgGAACAAGATTGGACAGTTTGCTCGTCCGACGAGTCGATTTCATGAACCGcgaataatttagttttgatattagagagaaaataaatatttgcacaAATCTGTCGGGAATGGgcatcaaacattaaaataaatagtaGATAATTTCCTGCTatggtgcatacgatacttttATCTAAAATAGGCACTTTTCTTTCACTCTTCCTCCTTGTGGTACAATAGAGttctattttactgccgctccgcggACAAGAAAACGGGCGCTAgctctgcctatttcagataaatagTATTATTTAATCTGACATCAAATTTGTGAATACAACAGTAATGAATTCtgcaagaaaaatggaaaatttgatgTCCATTCCAGATCACAATAAAAAGCAGAACATTTCGTTAGCACCCTGTGCAGTCCACTTTTCCCAACTTCAGCCACGCCCCTTTTGATATTGCACGACGACGCGCCGATGAAAAAAGTTAAGCCATTCGGGAAATAAATTTTGGCATCACAGTAAAGGATAGTCTTCTCGGCTAAAAGCACGATAGGACAAAAGCGGTCACGATCCACTGGTCGAGAGTATATGGAGGTCTCTGTGTGCTTGCGGATCCCTGGAATGGGCATCCCTGACGGCTCTCGAACCGAAGACTCTATCGCAGCCAGGAATCGTACACCTGGTTTCATCCTTCTGGTCCTCAGGAGTGGGCGAGGAGATTGGCGAATCCGGTCTAATCGCAGAAAGGTTCAGCTGACTCAAGTGCTGATGAGTGAGACCATTTAAGCCGGCGAGATGACTCGCGAAGGTGGAAAGACCTGGAAATCCGAGATGAGGAGGTAGGAGCAGAGGATGTGGTGGAGGTATCCTTGCAGCCAGATCTACCGCCGATGGTAGGCCAGCAGATAGAGGGAAGCCTCCAAGTGCCCCGATGCCTGCATCAGCATAGAGCCTCGCCAGAAATTCATTGTGCAGCAGAGAAGAGTTGATCTGCTGGTCCTCAACTCTTGGCGAGAGACTCGAAGGTAGACTCGTTGAGAGAGGTGGGCTCGAGGATGTCGAGAGCAGCTTTCTATGGAGATTGAGGTTCGCAGAGTGTCTGTCCCTTGACCTCTTTGATGGGAAAGCAGCATTGCAGCCATCCACGCTGCAACGGTGCATCAACTTCAGATGGACGTTCTGGTAGTGAGTTTTGACTCCAAAGTGATTCTGGAACACCTTTCCACAAGCGGTGCACCGCCTTGGATTCTCCCGGTCCAGAGGCACCTCCTGGGTGCTGACGAAACCTCCGTTCTCATAGCGTGCGTAGGTAATCAAGCTATTGTCCGTATCCATGGCCACTGGGGAGGGCGAGGCGCTTGATGAACGAGAGCCATGAGAGGAGTTGTCCAGGGTGGTATCCTGCTGCATCGTAACGCTGATGGGGCTGGTAGAAGCTCGGCCAGACCTCGATGGCTCCTGCATTCCCATGTACGGCATGCGACCCTGCGACAAGGACTCGAGTTGACGCAAAGCATTCGAGGAGTCGAGGGAGAGATCGTCGGCAGTTGTGGGGTGGCTGTCGACCGAGCTCGGGGCACGGGGGGGATCATCGGGACGCTCACCTTCTTGATTATGTAGCGCGGTTGCGACTTCCTCATCCTCCTCGATCTCCTCCATCGGCTCTTCAGCGTCCAAGTCATCGTCAGCCTCCTGGCTGCGTTGTGGGTCTTCGGTTGGCAGCCTCTGCTTGGATTCCTCAGACGTACCTGTTGAGCTCTTCTCCTCGACTTCCCTCGTGCCCTCGCTCTCTGTGCGTTCTCGCGACTGTCGTTCTGCTTCGGCGGCCTGTGTCAGTCTGGAAGGAGAAGAAGCGGGGGGAATGGATTCAGGATCCTGAGATTGTGCTTCCTGGGTGCTGGAAGCGTACTTTGGTTCTGGGGTGACTTGTCGCTTGGGCGACCTGACGCTGCTTGCTCTGGAACTCAGATCTCGAGGTTCATCCTGCGGTAAATCCTCACCATGGTTGTCTTCTGATGACAAGGTTTCCCGCCGGCCACTGACAGTAACAGAGTCCTGGCCCCTGTCTCGCACCTCGGGTGATCGAGAACTTAATTCGTTCTCGAGAGGAGCTGTCGGGTTTCTGGGTGATGGTGAGTTCTTTCGCTCCTCAGCTTCAAGTCGAGACATGGACATGTCCTCAGGCTGATCTTGAAAGACGGCATCGTTAGATGAATCACCGTCGGTAGAAGAAGAGTGGACCTCTGCAGGCATAGTACATCTGGTGGGATGTTGCGACTTCCTCTTCCGGACTCCTCGGTTGTGAAAGGTTGAGTTCATAGCGTGTGGATTTATCGAGAACGAGTGCTGGTCGAAATTCCCAATGGAGTCATTGTCCTCGTTGCTGTCAGGATTGCTCAAGATGTCTTCATCAGCATGCTCACCTAAGAATAGCTTTTGTCTTTTGGCTACACTGAAGTCAGCAGGCTGATCATCCTCGTCCCGAAGAGAAAGTCTTGTGGGTAAATTGCACTCATCCTCAGCCACAACAACGATACCACCATCATCGTCATCGTCATCATCGTCATCTTCTCCGTCGTGTATCGTACCTGCAGTTTGCGAAGTCGGCGAGACTCCAGATAAACTAGTTGTGCTGGTGGAAACTCTCGTAGATATCGTGGTCGTCGCCGTCGTTGTTGAATAAGCATACGTTGAGCAAGCCGTTGTACTAGAGGCAGCATTTATTGAAGCCCTATGCTGTAGAGCCTCCTCATAGGATCTTTGATTTTGAGATGGATCCATGTGCTTGAAGTCAAGGCCACACAAAGACGCAGGTGAACGGAGATCAGGTGGTGGAGTCAGGAGGGGGAATGAACCAAATGAAAGATGATTCAACCCACTTGGCGGAACTGGAAGGCCTACCTGGGGCGGCAACACTAATGCATGTGCCATTGACGATCTACCATCGTGAGGAGAAATCTTTCTGCGTAGATGGGGTGAGTGTAACTTTGGATTTGGGTTTGCGCTGTGACGATTTCTCGATCTCCTCGAGCTAAACATCATACTACATCCTTTTACCGTGCACTGATGCATCTCTCTTAAGTGAACTGCACTAAAGTGGATCTTAAGCGCTCCCTTGTCACAAAAGGTCTTGAGACATACGTTGCACTGAACCCTCTTCTTTCCAGTGGCTGGATTGATGAAAGGCGTTCCAAGATTCGGCGGCATGTTGGGAGATGCACCCCACTGATGACGTTTCCCAGGAGAATGAGGTTTCCTGCCAGGAATACCTGGTGGTCGTCCCAGGGAAGAGGCTTGCAGAGACAACGATGAAAATCGATGTTCGGCATGCTTGGACCCAATGTCTCGTCTGCTAAGATTTAGCGCACTTCCTGAGTTTTCATCATCGTCCTCATCATCATCTGATCCAAAATCACTGCTCTTCTCTCCTCCGCTGTGTGTGTCAATGCCCGATCCACTCAGGCCACTACCCGTACTGTTTGCCGAAGGTTTACTCATCAGCGAAGGGTAGTGTCCTGGGAAACTGGGTGGTAACTGTCCTGACGAAACTGCTACTGCCAGGGAATGACCGTAGGTTAAAGCAGAGGTCGAGACTGGTGCAACCTGTACATGTGGCCTCAACTGCGAAGCAGAAGAATGATGAGGTGGACTATGTGGACTATGATGTCTCGATTTCCGAGACTGGTGCATCATCGATTCCGGTGGTGTTGGCATCGGTGGGAACGCAGGCAGGCCGAGCGTTCCCAGCTTTCGGAAATCGAAGGGCTGCATGCTTTGTAGTCTATTTAGAGGCGAAGAGAAATGTGAACTCGACTCTAGGCTTCGAGGTGGTGAACTGGCGGTGCTTGTAGGTCCGTGATTTCCCGCCGAGGATGAGTAGTGCTTTTGGGTCGTTGGCGATATCGAGTGATGCGACGCTGGTGGAAGCGGTGGTGGCAAAGGGTGCGGCAATCTCGAACTTGGAGGCAATCCACAATGCAGAAGATGAAGTGGAGGCGGTAGGTGTGCTAGTGGCATCGTCGGGGGCGAAGGCCGTCTGCTAGGTGACATAGCATCCGAACCTGGCGTTCCCGCGGCCAGAAGCAGTTGCTGCACGAAGGGACGCGTCTCGGCGAATCTGAGGAACTGCTGTAAAACCAGCGGTTCCTCCTCAGCCGAGCAAATACTCCATCGGTCCAGCACAGGGCCGTTCTGCGAgtcctgaaattgaaaaaaatacaattgttagTCATTGCATTATTAAACAAAGTATGATCAAGTGCATTTATTTGGACAAGCCTGGGTCAGATAGAGGAATCGACTTTTGCAAACCAGAAAATCATTTTGAGATCGGGTTAATTAATATTCAGTCTTGCATaacgaaataattatttaaagaaacttGGCAGacaagatttttttatcattGCGCCTTCTTCAGATTAGAAAACAATGAAACGGGAAACGggtaatttaaaaagtgagataCGCAACCAGAGACGGAAGCTACAaagtaaagcagtagaaaaaaaGATCTGTCACGGTTACcggtatttaaaagattaattctacGAAATATCTTGTTTTCTAAGAGTCGTATTTCAATCCAAGACACATTCTTTATTTTCGGGTCTTCCGTAAATTTCTTGCTGGGAGATTTTGTCTAGAGACGTCATGAGGTCCTTATAAATTTGACGCTGCAGCATATTCAGCATCTTCCCTTCACTTTCTGCGTTCATCCGACTCTCGCTTTGTTTATTTACGCATTCCAGCCAACTCGACGTAACGCAGGACGCCTTGCGCCGCGACGCTTTTGCGTCCCGTGTATATTGCTTTAACGGCACGTAAGAAGACCGCACAGCGTGGGCACACGGTTTTACCAGCGCGTGTTTAAACGTAAACTCTTATGATCCCATTATGATTTCCGTTTGTGAGTAACTGACACCTATGCTATTTCTGAACTATTTCCCTACCCAACATTTCCAGTGGGAAGTATTCTGTTTTCAAAGTTCTAATTGGATGAAATTGGGTTGTGGCTATTCACTGAATCAGGAATAAGTATTTGACCTTGAGTCTTGGTGGGAAtagatcattcttttttttaagcacTGATTGTGAGAAGAATAATGGAGGGTTGGGTTTCCCACTGTTTCCGCCATTCTCCAGCGGAGATTTGGATTGATCAGGTGGAGTGCGTGACGCGCGCCCTCAGTGATTCACAGTCAGAAGAGTTCCGCGAAACAGCTAAACATCGTCGTTACGTAAATGTAGTGGAGGAACTTAAACGACCCCAGTCTGAGAATGCAAGAGGACTACCGTACCGTGGGACTCGAATTTCAATCTCGCACGCGAATGAGGCTCCTTCAGAAACGGCAGCATTCGTCACGCGCGACAAGAGGCTAAGATGGAATTCGGGTCGCACGGTGTGGCTGCGTCAAATTTATCTCGAGAATGTGAAAAACCACTCGCGCTTTACGAAATCCATATGCTAATTTTCACGacgcaaaatttattattatatgacaCTTTGTCGATAAGTGGATTGCATTATTTCCACAATAGCCCAATTTTCCAGAAGCAATTTGCATTCAGCAAAAAAGactcttttttgctgaaaacattTTATAGATTCGTGAGACGTGGAATGGCAATGTGAGAGTGAAGCTAAAAAAAGAGATTTCTCTAACTTCATgtatggaaataattttattttgtttgagttTATTGGTTTATTATGATATGTAAAATTTCAGATTACCTAAGACTTGTTATAAATGTGTTGGCGTCATTAATAGTGAAGCTTCCTTTGATCTAATCTGTCAGAATTATATGTTGCGATCATCCAATTAGAGATAAAATCATCCACTTAAATGTTTATCGCGAAGATAAGTTTGCCGTCGGGTAAATCAATTGACTCCTGAGCATATGCGTTGGGTTCCTATGAAGGATTG is a genomic window of Belonocnema kinseyi isolate 2016_QV_RU_SX_M_011 chromosome 8, B_treatae_v1, whole genome shotgun sequence containing:
- the LOC117178419 gene encoding uncharacterized protein LOC117178419, encoding MQQTSLGDSTTNPRDINLNLQISKNFVTVKNEIEGDSGEEDRKAKVKVKLEVVEEDVLEPKTEVQEDYRSRDEYSEVKQTSVPTSGIADYSKFPAFCQQLNPGYRPVGTGFPAGFGFSQFYGHSTTFANECSPIRANSGAIYRDDRKFGSGAINNNFFHDPRFDTGFHQGKVNTYSGIPFSGYRPPVSQRSYFEQRNNILCSRNQYSSRQRKWSNSALRALQPPTPWPAWFFRPEVPVSVPLSSQVLNHNNVFLNTNSSSKAHPDVSKLPESSTIDGNKVHGQTPTICTSIRCTVNSCSCDSFTPGKRHLRYCDKCHHGWVPHALARLSSLHGGGVGGDVASSPRAAGREDKSAGGRVRQAAGGGGGGADGGELTVAEKEERPPASETVEPTAAFDVASLVLYGSRALPIRLKILLDQLFNQLPHTQVTRLLAAFGWTHEDYTRGYILQDSQNGPVLDRWSICSAEEEPLVLQQFLRFAETRPFVQQLLLAAGTPGSDAMSPSRRPSPPTMPLAHLPPPLHLLHCGLPPSSRLPHPLPPPLPPASHHSISPTTQKHYSSSAGNHGPTSTASSPPRSLESSSHFSSPLNRLQSMQPFDFRKLGTLGLPAFPPMPTPPESMMHQSRKSRHHSPHSPPHHSSASQLRPHVQVAPVSTSALTYGHSLAVAVSSGQLPPSFPGHYPSLMSKPSANSTGSGLSGSGIDTHSGGEKSSDFGSDDDEDDDENSGSALNLSRRDIGSKHAEHRFSSLSLQASSLGRPPGIPGRKPHSPGKRHQWGASPNMPPNLGTPFINPATGKKRVQCNVCLKTFCDKGALKIHFSAVHLREMHQCTVKGCSMMFSSRRSRNRHSANPNPKLHSPHLRRKISPHDGRSSMAHALVLPPQVGLPVPPSGLNHLSFGSFPLLTPPPDLRSPASLCGLDFKHMDPSQNQRSYEEALQHRASINAASSTTACSTYAYSTTTATTTISTRVSTSTTSLSGVSPTSQTAGTIHDGEDDDDDDDDDGGIVVVAEDECNLPTRLSLRDEDDQPADFSVAKRQKLFLGEHADEDILSNPDSNEDNDSIGNFDQHSFSINPHAMNSTFHNRGVRKRKSQHPTRCTMPAEVHSSSTDGDSSNDAVFQDQPEDMSMSRLEAEERKNSPSPRNPTAPLENELSSRSPEVRDRGQDSVTVSGRRETLSSEDNHGEDLPQDEPRDLSSRASSVRSPKRQVTPEPKYASSTQEAQSQDPESIPPASSPSRLTQAAEAERQSRERTESEGTREVEEKSSTGTSEESKQRLPTEDPQRSQEADDDLDAEEPMEEIEEDEEVATALHNQEGERPDDPPRAPSSVDSHPTTADDLSLDSSNALRQLESLSQGRMPYMGMQEPSRSGRASTSPISVTMQQDTTLDNSSHGSRSSSASPSPVAMDTDNSLITYARYENGGFVSTQEVPLDRENPRRCTACGKVFQNHFGVKTHYQNVHLKLMHRCSVDGCNAAFPSKRSRDRHSANLNLHRKLLSTSSSPPLSTSLPSSLSPRVEDQQINSSLLHNEFLARLYADAGIGALGGFPLSAGLPSAVDLAARIPPPHPLLLPPHLGFPGLSTFASHLAGLNGLTHQHLSQLNLSAIRPDSPISSPTPEDQKDETRCTIPGCDRVFGSRAVRDAHSRDPQAHRDLHILSTSGS